From Trueperella pecoris, a single genomic window includes:
- the rplP gene encoding 50S ribosomal protein L16, which produces MLIPRRTKHRKQHRPDRHGMSKGGNTLAFGEYGIQALEPAYVTNRQIEAARIAMTRHVKRGGKVWINIFPDRPLTKKPAETRMGSGKGSVEWWVANVKPGRVLFELAGVDEQLAREAMSRAQHKLPMKTRFITREDGE; this is translated from the coding sequence ATGCTCATTCCCCGCCGAACGAAGCATCGCAAGCAGCACCGCCCGGATCGCCATGGCATGTCCAAGGGCGGCAACACCCTGGCTTTCGGTGAGTACGGCATCCAGGCTCTCGAGCCGGCCTACGTTACCAACCGCCAGATTGAGGCAGCTCGTATCGCAATGACCCGTCACGTCAAGCGTGGCGGTAAGGTCTGGATCAACATCTTCCCGGACCGTCCGCTCACGAAGAAGCCGGCTGAAACCCGAATGGGTTCCGGTAAGGGCTCGGTCGAGTGGTGGGTTGCCAACGTCAAGCCCGGTCGTGTTCTCTTCGAACTCGCCGGTGTCGACGAGCAGCTTGCGCGTGAGGCTATGTCCCGTGCGCAGCACAAGCTCCCCATGAAGACTCGTTTTATTACCCGTGAGGATGGTGAATAA
- the rpmC gene encoding 50S ribosomal protein L29 has product MAKGITTEELDQLTDVELADRLKEAKAELFNLRFSAVTHRLEDSGRLKEVRRNIARIYTIARERELGIRTAPTAKKK; this is encoded by the coding sequence ATGGCTAAGGGCATTACCACTGAAGAGCTCGATCAGCTCACTGATGTTGAGCTCGCAGACCGCCTGAAGGAGGCGAAGGCTGAACTGTTCAACCTTCGTTTCTCGGCTGTGACCCATCGCCTGGAGGATTCAGGTCGTCTCAAGGAGGTGCGCCGCAACATTGCACGCATCTACACGATCGCACGCGAGCGTGAGCTCGGAATCCGCACCGCCCCGACGGCTAAGAAGAAGTAG
- the rpsQ gene encoding 30S ribosomal protein S17 — protein sequence MSEQEKTENTQRNYRKVRTGYVVSDKMDKTVVVEVEDRRKHSLYGKVMTRSKRIKAHDETNEVREGDLVRIMETRPLSATKHFRVVEVIEKAK from the coding sequence ATGAGCGAGCAGGAAAAGACTGAGAACACGCAGCGTAACTACCGCAAGGTACGTACCGGCTACGTCGTCTCTGACAAGATGGACAAGACCGTTGTGGTCGAGGTTGAGGATCGTCGTAAGCACTCGCTTTACGGCAAGGTCATGACCCGTTCCAAGCGAATCAAGGCCCACGACGAGACCAACGAGGTTCGCGAAGGCGATCTCGTGCGCATCATGGAGACCCGACCGCTGTCCGCGACCAAGCACTTCCGTGTGGTCGAGGTCATCGAGAAGGCCAAGTAA
- the rplN gene encoding 50S ribosomal protein L14 codes for MIQQETRLKIADNTGAKEILCIHVLGGSGRRYAGIGDVIVAAVKDAIPGGNVKKGDVVKAVVVRTKKSTRRADGSYIKFDENAAVILKNDTEPRGTRIFGPVARELRDKQFMRIVSLAPEVI; via the coding sequence ATGATCCAGCAGGAGACGCGACTTAAGATCGCCGACAACACTGGTGCGAAGGAAATCCTTTGCATCCACGTGCTCGGCGGTTCTGGTCGGCGCTACGCCGGAATCGGTGACGTGATCGTCGCCGCCGTCAAGGATGCTATTCCTGGCGGAAATGTAAAGAAGGGCGACGTGGTCAAGGCCGTCGTCGTCCGCACGAAAAAGAGCACGCGCCGTGCAGACGGCTCGTACATCAAGTTCGACGAGAACGCAGCTGTCATTCTTAAGAATGACACCGAGCCGCGCGGCACCCGAATCTTCGGCCCCGTCGCTCGTGAACTCCGCGACAAGCAGTTCATGCGCATCGTCTCGCTCGCACCGGAGGTGATCTAA
- the rplX gene encoding 50S ribosomal protein L24, with protein MAKIKKGDLVQVIAGRDKGMQGRILEVLGDRVIVEGVQRVKKHTRVGRTDRGAATGGIETVEAPIHVSNVMLVGPDKKPVRVGFREVEVERDGRKKIMRERIGRRAGEEIEL; from the coding sequence ATGGCGAAGATCAAGAAGGGCGATCTCGTTCAGGTCATTGCAGGCCGGGATAAGGGCATGCAAGGCCGTATCCTCGAGGTCCTCGGCGATCGCGTCATCGTCGAAGGTGTTCAGCGCGTGAAGAAGCACACGCGTGTTGGTCGCACCGATCGCGGTGCAGCCACCGGCGGTATCGAGACTGTTGAGGCTCCGATCCACGTTTCTAACGTGATGCTCGTTGGCCCCGACAAGAAGCCGGTCCGCGTGGGCTTCCGCGAGGTTGAAGTCGAGCGTGACGGTCGTAAGAAGATCATGCGCGAGCGCATCGGTCGTCGAGCCGGAGAGGAGATCGAGCTGTGA
- the rplE gene encoding 50S ribosomal protein L5, which translates to MTQPRLKTKYREEFLPALKQEFNHTNVHTVGGLDKIVVNMGVGEAARDSKILEGAIADITAITGQKPQVTKARKSVAQFKLREGQAIGCHVTLRGDRMWEFLDRLLSTALPRIRDFRGLSPKQFDGNGNYTFGLTEQTVFHEIDMDKIDRVRGMDITFVTTAKTDDEGRALLRHLGFPFKED; encoded by the coding sequence GTGACTCAGCCTCGTCTGAAGACCAAGTACCGCGAGGAGTTCCTCCCGGCGCTGAAGCAGGAGTTCAACCACACCAACGTTCACACCGTTGGCGGGCTTGACAAGATTGTCGTCAACATGGGTGTTGGAGAAGCAGCTCGCGACTCCAAGATCCTCGAGGGCGCCATCGCCGACATCACCGCGATCACCGGCCAGAAGCCGCAGGTCACCAAGGCTCGTAAGTCCGTCGCGCAGTTCAAGCTGCGTGAGGGCCAGGCCATCGGCTGCCACGTCACCCTCCGCGGTGACCGTATGTGGGAGTTCCTCGACCGACTTCTGTCCACCGCGCTTCCGCGTATCCGCGACTTCCGCGGCCTGTCGCCGAAGCAGTTCGATGGCAACGGTAACTACACGTTCGGCTTGACCGAGCAGACCGTTTTCCACGAGATCGACATGGACAAGATTGATCGCGTCCGCGGCATGGATATCACCTTTGTCACCACCGCGAAGACCGACGACGAGGGTCGCGCACTGCTGCGTCACCTCGGCTTCCCGTTCAAGGAGGACTAA
- a CDS encoding type Z 30S ribosomal protein S14: MAKTALKQKAARKPKYAVRAYTRCQRCGRPHSVYRKFGLCRVCVREMALAGELPGVKKASW; the protein is encoded by the coding sequence ATGGCAAAGACTGCTCTGAAGCAAAAGGCGGCTCGGAAGCCGAAGTACGCTGTTCGCGCTTACACGCGTTGCCAGCGTTGCGGCCGTCCGCACTCCGTCTACCGTAAGTTCGGCCTGTGCCGAGTCTGCGTTCGTGAGATGGCCCTCGCGGGCGAGCTCCCGGGCGTGAAGAAGGCAAGCTGGTAA
- the rpsH gene encoding 30S ribosomal protein S8 codes for MSMTDPIADMLTRLRNANSAYHETVEMPYSKMKASIADILKREGYIDGFTVEDAKVGKTLTLNLKYGPNRERSLAGLRRISKPGLRVYAKSTNLPQVLGGLGVAILSTSSGLLTDREAKDKGVGGEVLAYIW; via the coding sequence ATGTCTATGACAGACCCCATTGCAGATATGCTCACGCGTCTGCGCAACGCCAACTCGGCGTACCACGAGACGGTTGAAATGCCGTACTCGAAGATGAAGGCTTCGATTGCCGACATCCTCAAGCGTGAGGGTTACATTGACGGTTTCACCGTCGAAGACGCCAAGGTGGGCAAGACGCTCACCCTCAACCTGAAGTACGGCCCGAACCGTGAGCGCTCGCTCGCTGGTCTTCGCCGTATCTCGAAGCCGGGACTTCGCGTCTACGCCAAGTCCACCAACCTCCCTCAGGTTCTCGGCGGCCTGGGCGTGGCGATTCTGTCCACGTCCTCCGGCCTGCTGACCGACCGCGAGGCCAAGGACAAGGGTGTAGGTGGGGAAGTCCTCGCCTACATCTGGTAG
- the rplF gene encoding 50S ribosomal protein L6, producing MSRIGKLPISIPAGVDVKVEDGTVTVKGPKGELTLPVAAPIEVKVEDNEIVVSRPDDQRESRSLHGLTRTLIANNIVGVTEGYKKDLEIHGTGYRVVAKGTDLEFSLGYSHTILVKATDDISFEVAAPTKFSVVGIDKQKVGEMAASIRKLRKPEPYKGKGIRYAGEQVRRKAGKAGK from the coding sequence ATGTCACGTATTGGTAAGCTCCCGATCTCTATCCCCGCTGGCGTCGACGTCAAGGTCGAGGATGGCACGGTTACCGTCAAGGGCCCGAAGGGCGAGCTGACGCTCCCCGTCGCTGCTCCGATCGAGGTCAAGGTCGAGGACAACGAGATCGTCGTTTCTCGCCCCGATGACCAGCGCGAGTCGCGTTCGCTTCATGGCCTTACCCGCACGCTCATCGCCAACAACATCGTCGGCGTGACCGAAGGGTACAAGAAGGATCTCGAGATTCACGGCACTGGTTACCGCGTGGTCGCCAAGGGCACCGATCTTGAGTTCTCCCTCGGCTACTCGCACACGATCCTTGTCAAGGCAACCGACGACATCTCGTTCGAAGTTGCTGCCCCGACTAAGTTCTCGGTTGTCGGCATTGACAAGCAGAAGGTTGGCGAGATGGCTGCGTCCATCCGCAAGCTCCGCAAGCCTGAACCGTACAAGGGCAAGGGCATTCGTTACGCTGGCGAGCAGGTGCGTCGCAAGGCTGGAAAGGCTGGTAAGTAA
- the rplR gene encoding 50S ribosomal protein L18 produces the protein MATHKFAARKRRHQRLRKRVIGTAERPRLVVTRSNRHMMAQVIDDAAGTTLAYASTLEADFPADIEGKIGAARVVGERIGKRAIEAGVSAVVLDRAGNKYHGRVAAVADGAREAGLNL, from the coding sequence ATGGCTACTCACAAGTTCGCAGCGCGTAAGCGCCGCCACCAGCGTCTTCGCAAGCGCGTTATCGGCACTGCCGAGCGTCCCCGCCTCGTCGTCACGCGTTCGAATCGTCACATGATGGCTCAGGTCATCGACGATGCCGCCGGCACGACCCTGGCATACGCCTCCACTCTCGAGGCCGACTTCCCGGCGGATATCGAGGGCAAGATCGGCGCAGCACGCGTCGTTGGTGAGCGCATTGGTAAGCGCGCGATCGAGGCCGGCGTCTCCGCCGTCGTCTTGGATCGTGCTGGAAACAAGTATCACGGTCGCGTGGCCGCGGTTGCCGATGGCGCCCGCGAAGCCGGCCTCAACCTGTGA
- the rpsE gene encoding 30S ribosomal protein S5, producing MAAEQRGRRSEGDREERGNRNERRNERRTDRRADDRNAYIERVVTINRVAKTVKGGRRMAFTALVVVGDGNGTVGVGYGKAKEVPAAIAKGTEKAKKNFFKVPRIGTTIPHVVQGEDAAGVVLLRPASAGTGVIAGGPVRAVLEAAGIHNILSKSLGSSNAINIVHATVAALKKLEQPEAVAARRGLPVDQVAPAAMLRARAEFEAKEREDAELEAKREENEAAAAGVGA from the coding sequence ATGGCTGCAGAGCAGCGTGGACGCCGCTCCGAGGGTGACCGCGAGGAGCGCGGTAACCGCAACGAGCGTCGCAATGAGCGTCGTACCGATCGTCGCGCAGATGACAGGAACGCCTACATCGAGCGCGTCGTGACTATCAACCGCGTCGCCAAGACCGTCAAGGGTGGTCGTCGCATGGCCTTCACCGCACTCGTTGTGGTGGGCGATGGCAACGGCACCGTCGGTGTTGGCTACGGCAAGGCCAAGGAAGTGCCCGCAGCTATCGCTAAGGGCACCGAGAAGGCCAAGAAGAACTTCTTCAAGGTTCCCCGCATTGGCACCACCATCCCGCACGTGGTCCAGGGTGAAGATGCCGCCGGCGTCGTCCTCCTGCGCCCTGCGTCGGCTGGTACCGGCGTTATCGCCGGTGGTCCGGTGCGCGCCGTTCTGGAGGCCGCTGGCATCCACAACATCCTGTCGAAGTCGCTTGGCTCGTCCAACGCCATCAACATCGTGCACGCGACCGTCGCGGCACTGAAGAAGCTTGAGCAGCCCGAGGCTGTGGCAGCACGCCGCGGTCTTCCGGTTGATCAGGTTGCTCCGGCTGCTATGCTCCGCGCTCGTGCGGAGTTCGAAGCCAAGGAGCGCGAGGATGCCGAGCTCGAAGCTAAGCGCGAAGAGAACGAGGCTGCCGCCGCAGGAGTTGGTGCATAA
- the rpmD gene encoding 50S ribosomal protein L30 — protein sequence MLKITQKKGLVGATQTQKATVLSLGLHKIHQSVTHPDNAAVRGQIRKVAHLVDVEEVK from the coding sequence ATGCTGAAGATTACGCAGAAGAAGGGCCTCGTCGGGGCCACGCAGACCCAGAAGGCTACTGTGCTTTCCCTCGGTCTGCACAAGATTCACCAGTCGGTGACCCACCCGGATAACGCCGCCGTTCGCGGCCAGATCCGCAAGGTTGCTCACTTGGTCGATGTGGAGGAGGTCAAGTAA
- the rplO gene encoding 50S ribosomal protein L15 — protein MADSTNTTSGPLKIHDLRPAPGSNKAKIRAGRGEGGKRGKTAGRGTKGTRARNTVRPGFEGGQMPLHMRLPKLRGFKNPNKVYFQVVNLDALEKLFPEGGDVTVEALVAKGAVRKNCLVKVLGTGEINVKVNVTVDAWSGSAQEKIEAAGGSLAKREA, from the coding sequence ATGGCTGATTCGACGAATACCACTTCGGGGCCTCTCAAGATCCACGATCTGCGTCCGGCGCCGGGCTCGAACAAGGCTAAGATCCGCGCTGGCCGCGGTGAAGGTGGCAAGCGTGGCAAGACCGCTGGACGTGGCACCAAGGGCACCCGCGCTCGAAACACGGTCCGTCCGGGCTTCGAGGGTGGCCAGATGCCGCTCCACATGCGTCTGCCGAAGCTTCGTGGCTTCAAGAACCCGAACAAGGTTTACTTCCAGGTCGTCAACCTTGACGCCCTTGAGAAGCTCTTCCCCGAGGGCGGCGACGTCACCGTGGAAGCACTTGTTGCGAAGGGTGCAGTCCGCAAGAACTGCCTAGTCAAGGTTCTTGGCACGGGCGAAATCAACGTCAAGGTCAATGTGACTGTCGACGCATGGTCGGGCTCCGCACAGGAGAAGATTGAGGCTGCTGGCGGCTCGCTCGCCAAGCGCGAGGCCTAA
- a CDS encoding IS30 family transposase → MTLEERVAIGLGLADGKSARQIALSLGRSPSSVTREINRGAFPDGSYDARWAHQCAHQRRSRPKPGKLTTHVALRQKVVELLNKRYSPQQISVRLRHDYGDDRQMRVSHETIYQALYVHGGGALRQELKREKGLRSGRQRRIARSALAGTPGRGRKTWVEGASIDLRPHEVDGRLTPGHWEGDLIIGGGKGKHTALITLVERSSRFLLIARLGVSHDSPTVIEKLTQMVQTLPSKAFSSITWDQGSEMAQVAQFKVDTNIKVYFADPHSPWQRPSNERLNRDIREYFPKGTNFADITDEEVAFVQDELNDRARVVLNGMTPRETLAELLKNDASTP, encoded by the coding sequence ATGACGCTTGAAGAGCGCGTGGCGATCGGGTTGGGGTTAGCTGATGGTAAGTCGGCTCGGCAGATCGCTTTAAGTTTGGGGCGTAGTCCGTCATCGGTGACGCGTGAGATTAATCGTGGTGCTTTTCCTGATGGTTCTTATGATGCTCGCTGGGCTCATCAGTGCGCTCATCAGCGTCGTTCTCGTCCTAAGCCGGGCAAGCTTACTACCCATGTGGCGCTGCGTCAGAAGGTGGTTGAGCTGTTAAATAAGCGTTATTCTCCCCAGCAAATCAGTGTTCGTTTGCGTCATGATTATGGAGATGATCGGCAGATGCGTGTGTCTCATGAAACGATTTATCAGGCTTTGTATGTTCACGGGGGTGGGGCATTACGGCAAGAGCTTAAACGGGAGAAAGGACTGCGTTCGGGTCGTCAACGGCGTATTGCTCGTTCTGCTCTTGCTGGCACTCCCGGGCGCGGGCGTAAGACGTGGGTCGAGGGCGCTTCAATCGATTTGCGCCCCCACGAGGTCGATGGGCGCCTGACGCCAGGTCACTGGGAAGGAGATTTAATTATCGGTGGTGGTAAGGGCAAGCACACAGCGCTGATCACCCTAGTCGAGCGCTCTTCACGGTTTTTGCTGATCGCTCGTCTTGGGGTGAGCCATGATTCACCGACCGTGATTGAGAAACTGACCCAGATGGTTCAGACCTTGCCCAGTAAGGCCTTCTCCTCGATCACCTGGGATCAAGGTAGTGAGATGGCGCAGGTAGCCCAGTTCAAGGTCGATACCAATATCAAGGTCTACTTCGCTGACCCGCATAGCCCGTGGCAGCGTCCGTCGAATGAACGCCTGAATCGTGATATTCGTGAATACTTCCCCAAGGGAACTAACTTCGCTGACATCACCGACGAGGAAGTCGCTTTCGTCCAAGACGAACTCAACGACCGAGCCCGAGTTGTCTTGAACGGAATGACCCCACGTGAGACACTGGCCGAGTTGTTAAAAAATGATGCATCGACCCCCTGA
- the secY gene encoding preprotein translocase subunit SecY — MFKALVSAFRTPDLRRKLLFTMFIVTIYRLGTYMPAPFVSYVNVKQCLSEQGTADLFTMMNMFSGGGMLQLSVFALGIMPYITASIIVQLMRVVIPRFEELHKEGQTGQAKLTEYTRYLTIFLGVLQASVMVSIANSKLFPLCTVDPIPNGNAGKYLLTIVAVTAGTGLVMWLGEQITERGVGNGMSLLIFTGIAASFPTMLTNVYKSDGGVSRLFIVLAMFLAITLVVVFVEQSQRRIPVQYAKRVVGRRTYGGTSTYIPIKINMANVIPVIFASSILALPQMIAQFGDPQSAWTQWLHNNFTRASGWYLVVYALLIVFFAFFYTSITFNPEEIADNMKRYGGFVPGIRAGQPTADYLRYVINRVNWVGAIYLAIIALIPQIVFNSMGIQSMSFGGTSIIILVGVGLQTVKDIDAQLQQRHYEGFLR, encoded by the coding sequence TTGTTCAAAGCACTGGTATCGGCATTCCGCACTCCGGATTTGAGGCGAAAGTTGCTCTTCACGATGTTCATCGTGACAATCTATCGCCTGGGCACGTATATGCCCGCGCCCTTCGTTTCATATGTCAACGTCAAGCAGTGTCTGTCTGAGCAGGGCACTGCGGACCTGTTCACGATGATGAACATGTTTTCCGGCGGCGGCATGCTCCAGCTGTCGGTCTTCGCCCTGGGCATTATGCCCTACATTACGGCGTCGATTATCGTTCAGCTGATGCGCGTCGTCATTCCGCGTTTCGAGGAGCTGCACAAGGAAGGCCAGACAGGCCAGGCTAAGCTCACCGAATACACGCGTTACCTGACGATATTCTTGGGTGTCCTCCAGGCCTCGGTCATGGTCTCGATCGCTAACTCCAAGCTCTTCCCGCTGTGTACGGTGGATCCGATTCCGAACGGCAACGCGGGCAAGTACCTCCTCACGATCGTCGCGGTGACGGCCGGTACCGGCTTGGTCATGTGGTTGGGTGAGCAGATTACCGAGCGCGGCGTCGGCAACGGCATGTCGCTCCTCATCTTTACCGGCATCGCCGCCTCGTTCCCCACCATGCTCACGAACGTCTACAAGTCCGACGGTGGCGTCTCTCGTCTGTTCATCGTTCTGGCGATGTTCCTCGCTATTACGCTGGTTGTCGTGTTCGTAGAGCAGTCTCAGCGCCGCATCCCGGTCCAGTACGCCAAGCGCGTCGTCGGCCGTCGTACCTATGGCGGTACGTCGACCTACATCCCGATCAAGATCAACATGGCCAACGTCATCCCGGTCATCTTCGCTTCGTCGATTCTCGCGCTACCGCAGATGATTGCGCAGTTCGGTGACCCGCAGTCGGCGTGGACCCAGTGGCTACACAACAACTTCACGCGCGCCTCGGGTTGGTACCTCGTTGTTTACGCGCTTCTCATTGTTTTCTTCGCGTTCTTCTACACGTCGATCACCTTCAACCCGGAGGAGATCGCGGACAACATGAAGCGTTACGGCGGATTCGTGCCGGGTATTCGTGCAGGTCAGCCGACGGCCGACTACCTGCGTTACGTCATCAACCGAGTTAACTGGGTGGGCGCGATCTACTTGGCGATCATCGCGCTCATTCCGCAGATCGTGTTTAACTCCATGGGTATTCAGTCCATGTCCTTCGGCGGAACCTCGATCATTATTTTGGTGGGCGTCGGTCTGCAGACGGTCAAGGACATCGATGCTCAGCTTCAGCAGCGTCACTACGAAGGATTCCTCCGATGA
- a CDS encoding adenylate kinase: MNYRLVIVGPPGAGKGTQAEGFSESLDIPWISTGQAFRDVLASGSELGELIGSYINKGNLVPDDLTDRLVADRLDQNGASNGFLLDGYPRTLDQVEALDRMLEEREAPLDAVIELQIPDEQIVSRLLNRAKVEGRKDDTEEVIRHRIDVYHAKTQPLLDVYRERGLVVGVDGMGTIDEVRERMVANFEKFMAAEGRDAE, translated from the coding sequence ATGAACTATCGTCTTGTCATCGTCGGTCCGCCCGGAGCGGGCAAGGGCACGCAGGCAGAGGGCTTTTCCGAGAGCCTCGACATTCCGTGGATTTCCACCGGCCAGGCCTTCCGTGACGTGCTCGCGTCCGGTTCCGAACTCGGAGAATTGATCGGCTCGTACATCAACAAGGGCAATCTGGTTCCAGATGATCTGACTGACCGCCTCGTGGCCGACCGCCTCGATCAAAACGGAGCAAGCAATGGCTTCCTCCTCGACGGCTACCCGCGCACGCTCGACCAGGTTGAGGCGCTCGATCGCATGCTCGAGGAGCGTGAGGCTCCGCTTGACGCCGTCATTGAGCTTCAGATTCCTGACGAGCAGATCGTCTCCCGCCTGCTTAACCGCGCGAAGGTTGAGGGGCGCAAGGACGACACCGAAGAGGTCATTCGTCACCGTATCGATGTCTACCATGCCAAGACCCAGCCGCTGCTGGATGTCTATCGCGAGCGCGGGCTTGTCGTCGGCGTCGACGGCATGGGCACGATCGATGAGGTTCGTGAGCGTATGGTTGCTAATTTCGAGAAGTTCATGGCAGCCGAAGGTCGCGACGCCGAGTGA
- the map gene encoding type I methionyl aminopeptidase, translating to MIQYKSDDQIRKMRVAGLVVAAIHDALRTRVQAGMTTGDLDAIAFEVLQAHGATSNFYGYYDYPGQICTSVNDVVVHGIPGDLVLQPGDLVSMDCGAVVDGWHGDAAISVVLPGGDPEVRAAREKLNEITRGSMWAGIAAMATGKRVADIGNAIDDFVTDRDEDEQPDILTDYVGHGIGTSMHQEPEVLNYRTEGRSPKLKKGMVLCIEPMLAAGNQATSVDDDEWTVRTIDGSDACHWEHMVAKHKRGIWVLTAPDGGAEGLAPYGITPVPLD from the coding sequence GTGATTCAGTACAAGTCTGACGACCAGATTCGGAAAATGCGCGTGGCCGGCCTCGTCGTGGCCGCCATTCATGATGCACTGCGCACGCGCGTTCAGGCTGGTATGACGACAGGCGATCTTGACGCCATCGCGTTTGAGGTCTTGCAGGCGCACGGCGCTACGTCGAATTTCTACGGCTACTACGACTACCCGGGTCAGATTTGCACGTCCGTCAACGACGTCGTCGTACACGGTATTCCTGGAGATCTCGTTCTTCAGCCGGGAGACTTGGTCTCGATGGATTGTGGAGCAGTCGTAGACGGTTGGCATGGAGATGCCGCAATTTCTGTGGTGCTTCCGGGCGGGGATCCCGAGGTTCGGGCCGCGCGCGAAAAGCTCAACGAGATCACGCGAGGCTCGATGTGGGCCGGTATTGCGGCGATGGCAACCGGCAAGCGGGTAGCAGATATCGGCAATGCGATCGACGATTTCGTGACCGACCGGGACGAAGATGAGCAGCCTGATATTCTCACCGACTATGTCGGGCACGGTATCGGAACGTCGATGCATCAGGAGCCTGAGGTGCTCAACTACCGCACCGAGGGGCGTAGCCCGAAGCTAAAAAAGGGCATGGTGCTCTGTATCGAGCCAATGCTTGCCGCCGGCAACCAAGCGACGTCGGTCGACGACGACGAGTGGACTGTGCGTACGATCGACGGCTCGGATGCCTGCCATTGGGAGCACATGGTGGCCAAGCATAAGCGCGGTATCTGGGTGCTGACCGCGCCCGACGGCGGCGCGGAAGGGCTCGCTCCCTACGGGATCACACCCGTTCCGCTCGACTGA
- the infA gene encoding translation initiation factor IF-1: MAKKEGVIEVEGSVTEALPNAMFRVQLENGHMVLAHISGKMRQHYIKILPEDRVVVELTPYDLSRGRIVYRYK; encoded by the coding sequence ATGGCGAAAAAAGAAGGCGTCATCGAAGTAGAGGGCTCGGTCACTGAGGCTTTGCCCAACGCGATGTTTCGTGTCCAGCTAGAGAACGGGCACATGGTGCTCGCACACATCTCTGGCAAGATGCGTCAGCACTACATCAAGATCCTTCCGGAAGATCGCGTCGTCGTAGAGCTCACGCCCTACGATCTTAGTCGCGGCCGGATCGTGTATCGCTACAAGTAA
- the rpmJ gene encoding 50S ribosomal protein L36 encodes MKVKPSVKRICDNCKVIRRHGRVMVICDNPRHKQRQG; translated from the coding sequence ATGAAGGTCAAGCCTAGCGTTAAGAGGATCTGTGACAACTGCAAGGTGATTCGTCGCCACGGTCGCGTCATGGTTATCTGCGATAACCCGCGCCACAAGCAGCGTCAGGGCTAA
- the rpsM gene encoding 30S ribosomal protein S13: MARLSGVDLPREKRIEIALTYIFGIGRTRAQETIEATGVNPDVRVKDLTEDDLVKLKNHIDENYKVEGDLRREIQADIRRKVEIGCYQGIRHRRGLPVHGQRTKTNARTRKGPKRTVAGKKK, encoded by the coding sequence ATGGCACGTCTTTCTGGCGTTGATCTCCCGCGCGAAAAGCGCATCGAGATCGCGCTCACTTACATTTTCGGCATTGGTCGTACCCGTGCCCAGGAGACCATCGAGGCCACCGGTGTGAATCCGGACGTCCGCGTCAAGGATCTTACTGAGGACGATCTGGTCAAGCTCAAGAACCACATCGACGAGAACTACAAGGTCGAAGGCGATCTCCGCCGCGAGATCCAGGCCGATATCCGCCGCAAGGTCGAGATTGGTTGCTACCAGGGCATCCGTCACCGCCGTGGCCTGCCAGTGCATGGTCAGCGTACGAAGACGAACGCACGTACCCGCAAGGGTCCGAAGCGCACCGTCGCAGGCAAGAAGAAGTAG
- the rpsK gene encoding 30S ribosomal protein S11 — translation MPPKSQRRPRRATRKNVLNGQAHIKSTFNNTIVSITDAKGEVIAQASAGMVGFKGSRKSTPYAAQLAAENAARRAMDMGLKKVDVFVKGPGSGRETAIRSLTASGLEVTSISDVTPQAHNGCRPPKRRRV, via the coding sequence ATGCCACCCAAGTCTCAGCGTCGCCCGCGTCGTGCAACGCGTAAGAACGTCCTCAACGGACAGGCGCACATCAAGTCCACATTCAATAACACGATCGTTTCGATCACCGACGCCAAGGGCGAGGTCATCGCCCAGGCTTCGGCCGGTATGGTCGGCTTCAAGGGCTCACGTAAGTCCACGCCGTACGCCGCTCAGCTTGCTGCTGAGAACGCCGCACGCCGTGCCATGGACATGGGCCTGAAGAAGGTCGACGTCTTCGTCAAGGGCCCGGGCTCCGGCCGCGAGACCGCGATTCGTTCGCTCACCGCTTCCGGCCTCGAGGTCACCTCGATTTCCGATGTGACCCCCCAGGCACACAATGGTTGTCGTCCGCCCAAGCGTCGTCGCGTCTGA